Below is a genomic region from Ictalurus punctatus breed USDA103 chromosome 12, Coco_2.0, whole genome shotgun sequence.
caggtggatgcgaCACCCTAATGGTGGTTCAGGATGATTCAAGTTGATCTTGCTAATGTTTGGTGTAGTTATGGGGTGATTTGTGCATGCAAGACTACACAATGCACATGACTGGAACGGTAAACCACGGTAAATACAGAAGTGGTCTTACACTCATAGATTGATTATTCAGACAACACATGTACAAATTTTCGAAGACAATAATTAAGCTCGTGGACTAGCTGGGAGTGAATTTCCCTTGGTGAGTTTGGAAGAGGACTTTGATATGAAGCGTTTTCCTGCCTCTTTGTTGCTGTAGTGGAAGACGAGGATGATGACGGCGGTGATGACGAGGACGACGAtgctcacacacagacagagaaccCAGAGTTTCATGATGCTCTCATTGAGGTAAAGGTGCAGACTGGAGTACAGGGCACACCACAGCACCACATACATAATCTGCCGAGAGAAACCAGTCAcgtcacacacatgcacacactccaCGTCCTACTGAAATAACAACGTCAAATTCCGCAACAAACTCCGGAGCAGAGATGAGTGAGTCGTGAGTCATATGAAGGAACTGTGAggcatttaaatgaattatgatTCATGAATGAAGTGAATTGCAAcaccaattctgaaaaagttggggcagtatggaaaatgcaaaaaaaaaaaaaaagagtcatttaaaaattcagttcacctgtatttatactgaaatcacattattaacacattatttgatgttttactttgtgaattttaatttatttttgaaaatatacactcattacaaatctgatgactgcaacagactccaaaaaagttgggacagtcgactgtttagcactgtgtaacatcgccttttcttttaataacacgtattaagcgtttggacgctgagtgaagacaccggttggttaagtttagcaagaggaattttcccccattcatccattatacatttcttcagctgtgcagctgtacagggccttcgttgAACTATTTTGCGCTttataatgcgccacacattctcaatgggagacaggtcaggactgcaggcagttcatgctaatacccgcactctctgcttacgcaaccatgcgcttgtaatccgggcagaatgtggttcgTCATTTTCCTGCTTAGGATGGCAGCAGATGTTGCTCCAAAacgtgtacatatctttctgcattaatgatgcccttaCAGATGTGcgagttacccatgccatgggcactgacacgcccccatatcatgacagatgctgggttttggacctgatgctgataacagcttggatggtccttttccgctttggcccggagaacacgacggctgttttgtccaaaaactacttgaaatgtcgactcatcggaccacaaaacacgattccactgtgttaatgtccatctcagatgagaccgagcccagagaagtgggcggagtttCTGGACAGTTTtaatgtatggcttctgctttgcgtagtaaagctttaacttgcatctgtggatgcagcggcgaatggtgttgactaacaaaggtttaccaaagtattcccgagcccatgtcaggatctccaatacagactcatgacggtttttaagacagtgacgtctgagggatcggagatcacgcgcattcagaagtggttttcggcctcgccctttacacaccgagatctgatcggattccttgaatcttttgattatattgtgcactgtagaagatGAAATGCCCAAAGTCCTACCGATTTGtatttggggaatgttgttctcaaagcgTTGGATTATGactcatctgttggcagattgtcgagcctcgacccgtccttgcccttgaaggactaggccttttttggaggctccttatatactacgcttagacgattgcctcacctgtttcacatcaccttcttacttcaacttctcccatcgctattagtcctaaattgccccgtcccaacttttttggaacgtgttgcatgcatcaatttcaaaataaacgtttacctaTGTAGTTGATTAGGTataacatcaaataccttgtctttatacgtcaaagtacatttacacatctttgtttttattagcctTTCCCATACCGTCCCAACTTTTGCGGAATTGGCGTTGTATGTCACAGCCATGCTGTGAGTTGTATAACCAGAGACATCCTCCAGTTCTTGAATTCATTCTGCCGAGAGCACGTTTagacatgtttaaatgtttagcTTAAAATAATCTAATCTGGAATGAATTTCACCTCAAACATAGTCCATCAGCCAAGATATGTCTGGTATGttatgatgtttgttttctttttacgtTTTGCTCTGGAGATAAATATCCAcacatccatctctctctctctctctctctctctctctctctctctctctctctctctttcagatcACACACAGTTCTTCAGTAATGTTGCACAGACTTGCTAATGTGGTTTGAGACACAGTGTGAATTTCAggaatctataaaaaaaaaaaaattcacagtgTAGCTGAACGCTGTGATGTTTTTGAAGGTATCCATCCTGGACATGCGGAAttatcccccccaccccccaccccccaccccccacacacacatatttgtaAATACAGACATTTCGTGCTATTTTACAAAACACTTCATTCCAAATGGATGGTTCATATCAAATGAGATTACGTACCTACAATGTTATTTGAAGCAAGAATATTAAGCtatctgcatttatttatggaaAAATATGCATTACTCATACCCCCCAGTGCacagcaaaacaacaaaacaaaaacaagtataAGACACTAAACATGTCATGGCTGATTGACTACATTTTAGTTATTTATCTTTAATAGCTTCCATCGGAAATTGTCTCTTACTGGGGCCAGGATGAAATGAAACAGAGACGAGTTGAAGAACAGGTATCTTTTGATGGAAGGATGTTCCAGCGCTGTCCTGAGAGGAGTCTCAAAGTCCTCAGCAGGGATCTGCGTTGGAGCCGAAAAAACAGTGGcactgtaatatacagtatagtattgCATGGCAGAAACATTCCtggagcaggggtgtccaaattTAGTCTATAGTCTATATCAGGGGTTCCCAGACTTtcccagggcaaggccccccaaatggcattaacgtttgaccgaggccccccttttgcgaGATGTGtgaatttaaaacacattaaaaatacagacttctgaatatgcccccttttttttattattaataattacatcttacatctttacattacattacattagaaattgattgtgtgtgtgtgtgtgtgtctgagagtgagaaagagaaaacatactagtgggagggatgcgcacaccaaattgttgaggcccccgggTGCCCCCTGTCGGCCCCCAAGGGGGCTGCGGCCCCAcgttgaaaaccactggtctataggactctgtgtgtatgtatatacatatatatatccatccatccattttctctaccgcttatcctacacagggtcgcagggagcctggggcctatccTACAGGGGATGCGGGGGACACAATGGATGGGGTGAcaacctatcgcagggcacaatcgtacacacacacacactcacacgctaaGGACAATTTTAACGCTGtcaatcatcctacaacacttctttggactgggagagtaGACTTCACGAAAGGTTTTCCATGCTTACTGGTTTCCAGCTCTTTGGAAATCGCCCCTTCTCACTGTTAACTTGACACTTTTTGCCTGTAGCCATGACTAAACATCATTCTGTAAATTCATTTGCAGGTGTAGTCAGGGGAAAAGGAAATCTCGTACAGTTTAGCTAACCGTGTTAACACATTCTGAGtctgaaaaaggaaaaataacgTCTAACGTGTTGGCCACCTATCATTCCTTCTAGCAGAGAAGCCGCGTTTGGCCCTGGGGCCGGACTTTGGACACCCCTGTCCTAGATCTGTTTTGAGGCTGTACGTTTAAGAATGTAAAGAAGAGATGTTTAGAGAATACTAACGTGGAAGCCTTCTTCCTCCAGCTTTGTCAAGCAAAGTTCCAGGTCGAAGCTTGGTGTTAATATAGAGGGTGTTGTTATGGCCACTACACTCTGAcctgataaacacacacacacacacacacacacacacacacatgcaaatatgCTCAAAGATGTAAGACTGAAAATGGACATTCGGTTCCAGcagaaaaaggggaaaaaaaagcccttTAAACGTCATATAAATGTACACTGTATGTGTAAAGTATTTAAATTCGCCTGTAAAATGCCATTATACGTcgtaaaataaacaagaaataaataaacaagaaataaacatttcccaaagtgttctattcctcttGAATCATAGAAAAATTGTATTAATTAATTGACCAGTGGCACATCATACTTTACATCATACTTTTGATCTGTTTATACCTACATTTCATGTTGTGTAGCCTTTGTTATCGCTTACGTTAAAGCAGCTCTAAGCAGTCATTACCTCTATTTGTTTTCGCTCTCTCTAGACGTTAATAAGCCAACAAATTCAGCTTGACGTGTTACATAAAAACCAGAAAgcgcaaagtcctctgtcctgaagactcgcggaaaaacaaaaatacatacatgtcaaacaaataaatcacaaCGTGTTATTTTATCTGTCAGATCGTGTAGATCCTCCACCATGCAAGTCCTTCTTGAATGAATCAGTCGTCGCTATGGGAACAACGATGCGTTCGAGCGAGCGCGTTAATGTAGACGTGTGATTCGCCTCGCAgaagtatagaaaatgaatcgacgccttctgtccaatcagattcgagactTCGACAGCTCTCAGGTACACATACAGGATAATACAGGGCCACACAGCATGTAACACAGTAAAACAGGTTATATAAAGTATTCTGCCAAGATGTTTGTGTGAAGGGTTGGTATTGTAGCGCTTCATACGTGATCTGGTAACACGCTGTAGAACCACATCTCGGCTGATAACACCATACCACTCGTTAGGCGTGTGCGTTGCCGTCGGCGTTTTTTTTATCGTTTCACTTTCAGTTTTCTGCTGGTTTGCCATTTAGACTGAAAGAGTTatggggatgtttttttttgtatctgacAGGAAGGTACATTATGTGTCATGGCTGGAAAGGCAAAACATGTTTAAGGTGTCATTAATGGTGTTGAATGAAAAATGTCAGtcctttatttctgtctttctatAACAGAAATATGAGTCAGCAAATGATGAAGGAATATTAtaattctgtaaataaaataagtgaATCGTATACAGGTCGCACGGCACACTGTGCTATTATCAGTAACCGGACACGGACTTTTCTGTGTGGAAATAAAACGTTCATATTGTACGCCCGTTCGTAATCTTGTTAAGAGACAGTTGCGTATTATAAAATTGACTCTATTTATAACATTCGATTAGCCGGTTGGAAAATATATACGATCACTACTAAGGTCAGTGCATttcttcataaataaataaaaaagtactgTTTTCTTTACACAACGTAATAGTGTAGTTAAGCTAACTAACTCTATCAAATCGTACACTGTGAAGCCAACCCATACGCGCTTGTTGAAAATCCCCTTCCAGACTGATTCCCCTCTTTGCTATAACGAtacgctccactcttctgggaaggctttccggTGCACTGTAAAACCCGGATAAGTCcgtttaactcaaaaaattcgAGGAAACGAATTACCTCCAAAAGTTTtcaagttgataaatcaatttctttacgCCAAACACACTTCGATATGAcgaaaattcattttaaatgacagCTTTGGAGTTCAATTTTTGCTATATTAAAGTGTGTTTGGCGTAAAGGAATTGACTTATCAAGTTGAAAACTGTTGAGGTAATTCGTTTCCTCGgattttttttgagttaaacgACCTCATCCGGTTTTACGGTGTGGATTTTTGGAGATTTCGCAACtctggcgtttttttttttctttccgtctcgcaattacgagtttacATCTCGTCTCCTCGCCATTTAGACGCCCAATTCACGACTAGTGACGCACCGAGAAAGCATCGATCGTGCCTATAAGTGGGCTGTATAAGAACAACATTCATCAGCCAGTCGAGACGTGGAAAACCAGATGCTACCGCACGCTCATCTGAAGTTAGTCACGTTTCAGGGACTGCATCGAGTCATATTACGAGTAAGAAATATCAGAATCGTGAGATGCTGACTCAAActtgcgagagagagagagagagacagagaaaagagtCCGAATTGCAAGATATAAAGTCGCAACAGTGATAAATAAAGTTGCAATTACCTTCCGTAGTAAGTATCTTAATTATTCAAAACACTACTGTCTATAGGCATATTAATAATTGATTTCAATTAAGTTCAATGAAGACGTTTTGTTACTTCCTGTCAGAATTCACGGATGTGATAAGAAACACCGAGTCCAGGTTAATACACTGAACCAGATCCGTGTTCCACAGCGCTAGGTTAACTGTAACTTTATGTTATCCAGCAAGGAAAAGTCTTAAGGACAGAagtctttgcggtttctcggaaACCTGACAAGCTGTGCGTCTTCTTACTCCCTTAACCtaaatagagagaaaaagaaattgagaaccactggtgagggaacaactgtttatagctgccatGACGGAAGTGTTAACAGGAAATATCATGGTTTGCAGACGTTCCGTGAATGTTATTATAAATCCATATGGTGTGTTGTGAAACTTAATAACTGGTCAAATTGCCGTGCTGTAAATAATAACTcggtggtaagagtaactccgTTTCGCTTGTGGCTGCATCATATCACCGggtctttgattattttcctataacagcacgtatACGATACTGACTTGTCTTACGATGTATATTATCCTCGCCCGTGTGTCTGTAGCTCACTGCATTAATCCGGGTGCACGCTGTGCCATTTTTAATAGGCCTTTGAGACTGTACGAACTTAAACCCCGCTGTAAGCCACGTCACACTGTAGGGTCTCGGCTGTCATCGGTGTCGCAGTGTACGACCGTCGAGGCGCGAAAAACGGACGGACGCACGCAAGAAGACGCACTGTATTTAATCAGAGGAAAAATTCTAGCGCAACGGCTGTCGGGGAACACGGCAAACTAGTGATCAAAGACTGCAGACTTTGCCCTAGGATTACAGGAGTCTTATAGGATTCTCAGAGGACCAAATGGTAGAGTGCGAACCCGGGTTTAGTCTCTAAAAGTCCGTATCTTTTCTATACTACGTGAGATGATACCCCATATGTCCCCGCAGGAGttggggtcagacatgatacagcgccccttgaggcagagagagttaagggcccaacagtggcagcttggcagtgctgtggcttgaacccccgaccttctgatcagtaacccagagccttaaccgccaagccaccactgccccaaataATGTTGTTCTGTTAGTATAAAGTGAATGTTTAACCGCAACGTTAAACACCAGACTCTACATAGACTGCATTTCAGAATTGGGAAATCCCAGTGTCATGTTAGTGCAACATACCATTTGTCCATGTGGACGTTCCGCTGCTTGTTCTACGGACTCGGGTGTTTTCCGACGGTCGTGATCCGGATTCAGGATCAAACCCGTCTCTGTTCCGCTGACCGGCCCCGTCCGCCATGCTGAGAAAGTTTCGCGAGATCAATAATCTGTCTGATTGTTAGAAAtcgtgtatatatagatatatctttAGAGTTCGATTGTAGAAAACCGAACTGAATCAACGCACGAGAAGAAAACAAGAgcatgattcattttctttcatcaCAATCCAACTAAATCACTCATGTGTCATATGATTATCAGCGGTTGTTCAGCTGATAGTTACTTCTTCCAGGCAGACAAAGCTGTTCCTTCTTTCCTCTTGCTCACATCATTCACACTTCAGCTGGAGATTCCACGACAGCTTCATAATGAACTCTCGGCCGGTCCGAGCGATACTGCGGTTCAAGCCTGTTGTCTCGTTTAAACGTTCTAACGCGTTATCCAATCAGATTTTAAAGCCAGGTAGCTCGATggctcttttttgttgttgtttttggctgCAGATTTGCAGATCTGCAGAAAGTAGTCATGTGTAGAACTAGGCAAAACAGAACGGGAAACACCGACCTGGAGCACTTCTTCTTTTATAGTTTCGTGAAACGTTTTTCATCAAAGAGAAAGATTCCTCAATGTACCTTCTCGACTTGGCTTGGTTCACCAgaacagcatttttaaaaaaaaacaacaaaaaaaaaacatgaatgaatATCTCTAGAAGAATCTTCTGCTCCGCATAGAGCGGTTCATCCAACGCACAAGACTGAGAGCAGATACTACATGAGGATGCATAACCTGTGTATGTTTCCTATGTCGAAGTAAAGAGCTCAGCTCCTCCCATGCTGTGATCTGAACAAGATTGAAACTTACTGCACTGTAGATGAAGCAGTCAGTACAGCACCATATGCCCACCGCTCGCTGCTCTCTAACACTTCCCGATCTGCGAATGAGAAACATAGCACCAGAAAGAGAACAAGGACAAATGCCATTGAATAAAATGCAGCAtcacaccatctctctctctctctcatgcactctctctctcactctatctctctctctctcactctcatgcgctctctcactctgtctctctctctctctctcactctcatgcgctctctctctctctctctctcatgcgctctctctctcactctctctctctctcactctcatgcgctctctctctcactctctctctctctctctctctctctctctctctctctctctctctctctctcactcacacttaCTGCTGCTAGCTGTCAGGACAGGAAACACACATTAGAACGCTGACACGTCCATGTCTTCTTTCACTGTCGCATTTTGCATTTTCTGTTTGCTCCACATGCTCTTACTTCTCTTCCAGAGTTGATCTGAGctagctccgcccactcacCTGTCAGGTTCTTAACATCTCCGCTATTACCTTGTCGTCTTGATCTTCATTCTTTTCTTACGTGCTCTGCAAAACCCGttctctttcgctctctttctctcgacCCTCTAGGTTTGTCATCACTTCCTTCTTTGCATGCCTGCGACACCTTAGCAGCAGCAGcccctccccccctttttttgtgcacatctttctttcctctttctctttcatgcCTCAACTCGTGACTCGGATCCACATAACCCGGGGAGCTCCGAGGAACTTCTCGGTGTGGCGTCCGGCTGAGAATCTCGATCATTCTTCAAAGTGATGCATCACTCAAAATTCCGTCTCATGGGAACGTCTCGATCGAAAACCCCTGGCAGAGTTGAAAATATTCTATTAAGAAATCGGTCTTTCTTAGATCAACTTCTGTCAATCGAAGCTACAGATTAAACTGTCGTCAACTTTGGGCTGGTGATCATGTGCTTCTGAATCACTGTCTCTCAAATCTTGGCTCTTTGTGGGGATTTCCCCTAACCTGTGTTTTTAAGTATAACCACAACTCAGTCTCGGTAAGCAAAAGGAAATCGTTTGCCTATTTCTGTTTTACATTTGCAGGCTCCCAAATATATATCAACACCTTTATCTGTCTTCTTCTACACGTCCATTGATGGAAAGGGACTACCACAGGACTCTTGTAATATCTGGTGGTCATTTGCACTGATAGATAGTGGGGGGGCTGTAGCAACAAATGTGCTACAGTCAGTAATAAAAACAACTTTTCCTGGATATAATGGCCAATAGGTGTAGCTACAACACGCCTGATGAAGTCCAAACTGATATTTGCATGTTGTTTCATAATGAAGAAGTTGTTTCATAATGAATAAGTCTCTCTGCTGCCCTCTTGAGGTACAGATCAGCAAACACAAGCAGATTAGTGCAGTTCTAGGTACCACTGAGATTTTGTTTTACGTAAATATGAGATATACGTTTTAtgaactatgtgtgtgtgtgtgtgtgtgtgtgtgtgtgctgataaCTGCTTCAAATATATACCCTGCTAATCAGAAACACAGTATCACCTCATGTTGAAGCTTTAAAATATCATCAGTCAAGGtggtgttattttatatatgtgtgtttgccTGGGAAAACCTTTCACATGGTCACATTTTGACTATGTATAGTCCTAAATAGTTGTCCATGACGTTCTTTATCTCTTTTGCACATATCtcaatagctttttttttttttttttttatctcaaaagTGAGAAGGGAGAAAATTGCATTGAATTTCATTCCAGTTCTGTGCCCAGCTCTACGTCTTATAATCTGATCTACTTATGGAAAATTCTGGCTGATTTTATAGAGTTTACAGTGGGAAACGAGCTCTGCTGATTTTGTTCTGCTGACTAGAAAGTTTCCCCAGAGTGCCACATATATCTGTATTGGACTTTATACCTGT
It encodes:
- the LOC108272788 gene encoding transmembrane protein 268 isoform X1, whose amino-acid sequence is MRERERWCDAAFYSMAFVLVLFLVLCFSFADREVLESSERWAYGAVLTASSTVHMADGAGQRNRDGFDPESGSRPSENTRVRRTSSGTSTWTNGQSVVAITTPSILTPSFDLELCLTKLEEEGFHIPAEDFETPLRTALEHPSIKRYLFFNSSLFHFILAPIMYVVLWCALYSSLHLYLNESIMKLWVLCLCVSIVVLVITAVIILVFHYSNKEINVNIDVRLVQVNERLIGYGLLLGVADWIEKCTGKMQLCCVFWDLGPCLRTLTETLEELDLVRDEIKNKLKKRMSHLIVVAEFPLPEPDAGEISEDPDEAYPLLGPGRESRSPHKKREEVTLTQTFSLLPDFTLSYQDIANQLLMIYSAVYVKLLVSERLPSSPCGPLDSERNHCTMASLCLCQYVQYKLLQ